The following are from one region of the Streptomyces tuirus genome:
- a CDS encoding asparaginase, producing MFSSSPADAPLVREPVHAPVAHLIRGGIVEGIHYGSVVVLDADGEVRLQIGDIEAAFYPRSAIKPVQAVAMVRAGLPLDGELLSLTAASHSGEERHLAGTRRILELAGLTEEHLRNVPDLPFDPVVRDAWVREGRLPSRLAQNCSGKHAAMLYTCTLNGWPLENYLDPGHPLQQAIAEIVEDLTGQRVARVSVDGCGAPLFSISLHGLARATARIATAAPGTPEARVADAMREHAEMASGSGRDVAALMRAVPGLLSKDGFEGVQVAALADGRAVAVKIADGANRARVPVAAAGLAWAGVEPGLLAEFAGEPLLGGGEPVGSVRVVRALDPLPATAHP from the coding sequence ATGTTCAGCAGTTCACCCGCGGACGCACCCCTTGTCCGTGAACCCGTCCACGCCCCCGTCGCCCACCTCATCCGTGGCGGAATCGTCGAAGGCATCCACTACGGCTCCGTCGTCGTCCTCGACGCCGACGGAGAGGTCCGGCTCCAGATCGGAGACATCGAGGCCGCCTTCTACCCGCGCTCCGCGATCAAGCCCGTCCAGGCCGTGGCCATGGTCCGGGCCGGGCTGCCGCTCGACGGCGAGCTGCTGTCCCTGACGGCGGCCAGCCACTCCGGCGAGGAACGCCACCTCGCCGGCACCCGGCGCATCCTCGAACTCGCCGGACTCACCGAGGAGCACCTGCGCAACGTCCCGGACCTGCCGTTCGACCCGGTCGTCCGGGACGCCTGGGTGCGCGAGGGTCGGCTGCCCTCACGGCTCGCCCAGAACTGCTCCGGCAAGCACGCGGCGATGCTCTACACCTGCACCCTCAACGGCTGGCCCCTGGAGAACTATCTCGACCCCGGCCACCCCCTCCAGCAGGCCATCGCCGAGATCGTCGAGGACCTCACCGGGCAGCGCGTCGCCCGGGTGTCCGTCGACGGCTGCGGCGCGCCCCTGTTCTCCATCTCCCTGCACGGCCTCGCCCGGGCCACCGCCCGGATCGCCACGGCCGCGCCGGGCACGCCCGAGGCCCGGGTCGCCGACGCCATGCGCGAGCACGCGGAGATGGCCTCCGGGTCCGGGCGGGACGTCGCCGCGCTGATGCGGGCCGTGCCGGGGCTGCTGTCCAAGGACGGGTTCGAGGGTGTGCAGGTCGCCGCGCTGGCCGATGGGCGGGCCGTTGCGGTGAAGATCGCGGACGGGGCGAATCGGGCGCGGGTGCCGGTGGCTGCCGCCGGGTTGGCCTGGGCCGGTGTCGAGCCGGGGCTTCTCGCCGAGTTCGCGGGTGAACCCCTGCTCGGGGGCGGGGAGCCGGTGGGGTCGGTACGGGTGGTGCGTGCCCTGGATCCTCTTCCGGCGACGGCTCACCCGTAG
- the aspA gene encoding aspartate ammonia-lyase encodes MTAATRSEHDLLGDRDVPAEAYWGVHTLRATENFPITGMPISAYPHLIDALAAVKEAAALANEELGLLDPKKAAAIVEACREIRDGKLHDQFVVDVVQGGAGTSTNMNANEVVANRALELLGHAKGEYGFLHPNEDVNLGQSTNDVYPTAVKIATVFAVRGLLDAMSVLQDTFAHKAVEFRDVLKMGRTQLQDAVPMTLGQEFSAYAVMLDEDRARLAEAVQLIHEINLGATAIGTGLNAPAGYAEAARRHLAAITGLPLVTAANLVEATQDCGAFVQMSGVLKRIAVKLSKSCNDLRLLSSGPRAGLGEINLPPVQAGSSIMPGKVNPVIPEVVNQVAFEVIGNDVTITMAAEAGQLQLNAFEPIILHSLSESITHLQSACLTLAERCVSGITANTEALRTSVENPIGLVTALNPHIGYTAATDIAKEALATGRGVAELVLEKGLLPAGTLAGLLRPEVLAGSGQAPA; translated from the coding sequence ATGACCGCCGCCACCCGCTCCGAGCACGATCTGCTCGGTGACCGTGACGTTCCCGCCGAGGCGTACTGGGGTGTGCACACCCTGCGGGCCACGGAGAACTTCCCCATCACGGGCATGCCCATCTCCGCCTACCCGCACCTGATCGACGCCCTCGCCGCCGTCAAGGAGGCCGCCGCCCTCGCCAACGAGGAACTCGGTCTGCTGGACCCGAAGAAGGCCGCCGCGATCGTCGAGGCCTGCCGGGAGATCCGCGACGGCAAGCTGCACGACCAGTTCGTCGTGGACGTCGTCCAGGGCGGCGCCGGCACCTCCACCAACATGAACGCCAACGAGGTCGTGGCGAACCGGGCCCTGGAACTGCTCGGCCACGCCAAGGGCGAGTACGGGTTCCTGCACCCCAACGAGGACGTCAACCTCGGCCAGTCCACCAACGACGTCTACCCGACCGCCGTCAAGATCGCGACGGTGTTCGCCGTGCGCGGGCTGCTCGACGCGATGTCCGTCCTGCAGGACACGTTCGCCCACAAGGCCGTCGAGTTCCGCGACGTGCTCAAAATGGGCCGCACCCAGTTGCAGGACGCGGTGCCCATGACCCTGGGCCAGGAGTTCTCCGCGTACGCCGTCATGCTGGACGAGGACCGGGCCCGGCTCGCCGAGGCCGTCCAGCTGATCCATGAGATCAACCTCGGCGCCACCGCGATCGGCACCGGCCTCAACGCCCCCGCCGGATACGCGGAAGCGGCCCGCCGCCACCTCGCGGCCATCACGGGCCTGCCCCTGGTCACCGCGGCCAACCTGGTCGAGGCGACCCAGGACTGCGGCGCCTTCGTGCAGATGTCCGGAGTGCTCAAGCGCATCGCGGTCAAGCTCTCCAAGAGCTGCAACGACCTGCGACTGCTGTCCTCCGGCCCGCGCGCAGGGCTCGGCGAGATCAACCTGCCGCCCGTGCAGGCCGGTTCGTCCATCATGCCCGGCAAGGTCAACCCGGTCATACCCGAAGTCGTCAACCAGGTCGCCTTCGAGGTCATCGGCAACGACGTCACCATCACCATGGCCGCCGAGGCCGGACAGCTCCAGCTCAACGCCTTCGAGCCGATCATCCTGCACTCCCTGTCGGAGTCCATCACGCATCTGCAGAGCGCGTGCCTGACCCTGGCCGAGCGCTGCGTGTCCGGCATCACCGCCAACACCGAGGCGTTGCGCACCAGCGTCGAGAACCCCATCGGCCTGGTCACCGCCCTCAACCCGCACATCGGCTACACCGCCGCGACCGACATCGCCAAGGAGGCCCTCGCCACCGGCCGGGGCGTCGCCGAACTGGTCCTGGAGAAGGGTCTGCTCCCCGCCGGGACACTCGCCGGCCTGCTGCGCCCCGAGGTCCTGGCAGGCAGCGGCCAGGCACCGGCCTGA
- a CDS encoding glutaminase, which translates to MAIMTSTTAFQPVLERIAEEIERTPGRGRPADYIPALAACDPRSFGMAVAGLDGTVYGVGDWRQPFSAQSLTKVFTLALDLSREGDALWEHVGREPSGNPFNSLVQLEYENGIPRNPFINAGALVVTDRLHTRTGDASGELLAFLRAESGNPGLGFDQEVAASETAHGDRNAALGHFMASYGNIDNPVPTLLEQYFRQCSVAASCADLALATSFLARHGIRADGTRLLTRSQAKQINAIMLTCGTYDAAGDFAYRVGLPGKSGVGGGIIAVVPGRCTLCVWSPGLDERGNSVAGVAALDRFTTLTGLSVF; encoded by the coding sequence ATGGCGATCATGACGTCGACGACGGCCTTCCAGCCGGTCCTGGAGCGCATCGCCGAGGAGATCGAGCGGACCCCCGGCCGCGGCAGGCCCGCCGACTACATCCCGGCGCTCGCAGCCTGCGACCCGCGCAGCTTCGGCATGGCCGTCGCCGGCCTCGACGGCACGGTGTACGGGGTGGGGGACTGGCGGCAGCCGTTCTCCGCCCAGTCCCTCACCAAGGTCTTCACCCTCGCCCTCGACCTGTCCCGAGAGGGCGACGCCCTGTGGGAGCACGTGGGCCGCGAGCCCTCCGGCAACCCCTTCAACTCCCTCGTCCAGCTGGAGTACGAGAACGGCATCCCGCGCAACCCGTTCATCAACGCGGGCGCCCTCGTCGTCACCGACCGGCTGCACACCCGTACCGGCGACGCCTCGGGCGAACTGCTGGCGTTCCTGCGGGCGGAGAGCGGCAACCCCGGCCTGGGCTTCGACCAGGAGGTCGCCGCGTCCGAGACCGCGCACGGCGACCGCAACGCCGCGCTCGGCCACTTCATGGCGTCCTACGGCAACATCGACAACCCCGTCCCGACGCTCCTGGAGCAGTACTTCCGGCAATGCTCCGTCGCCGCCTCCTGCGCCGATCTCGCCCTCGCCACGAGCTTCCTGGCCCGGCACGGCATCCGCGCCGACGGCACCCGCCTGCTCACCCGCAGCCAGGCCAAGCAGATCAACGCGATCATGCTGACCTGCGGCACCTACGACGCGGCGGGCGACTTCGCCTACCGCGTGGGCCTGCCCGGCAAGAGCGGCGTCGGCGGCGGCATCATCGCGGTCGTGCCCGGCCGCTGCACCCTGTGCGTGTGGAGCCCGGGCCTCGACGAGCGGGGCAACTCGGTGGCGGGCGTGGCAGCGCTCGACCGCTTCACGACCCTGACGGGTCTGTCGGTGTTCTGA
- the mptB gene encoding polyprenol phosphomannose-dependent alpha 1,6 mannosyltransferase MptB, which translates to MAFPVDLRRCQIPGLAGTACLALGGETAGALPVEDLLHPASARAALGLVGVYFGVVLLIAAWLQLGRLVRGPRPPEPRSLLLVLATWAAPLLLAPPLFSRDVYSYLAQGAMVEAHLDVYAHGPARLGGPLAEEVAPLWRHTAAPYGPVFLAVAAALSGLTRGELPAGLLGMRLVALAGVALMAAALPRLARHSGADPSAALWLGALNPLVLLHLVAGAHNDAVMLGLLGVGLVAALGRWPVLGAVLVTLAALVKAPAVLGLAAVAALQVRAGRSPAKALATTTVAAAGTTVAATAVAGTGYGWIGALNTPVSPQNWALTTLLGRVTRALLERLGSDLAPLAIPAWHALGIVTAVLAIALIWLRLRLRPVYALGLSLAAVAALGPAIRPWYALWGLFLIAAAAPSTSVRHRTAAVTGVLALSVLPSGGPADTGQLVLAVSGGALAVVVLWQAHQAELAPALGRAA; encoded by the coding sequence ATGGCTTTCCCCGTCGATCTCCGCCGCTGTCAGATACCCGGTCTGGCCGGTACCGCCTGCCTCGCCCTGGGCGGTGAGACGGCCGGCGCCCTGCCCGTGGAGGACCTCCTCCACCCGGCCTCCGCCCGCGCCGCCCTCGGCCTGGTCGGTGTGTACTTCGGCGTCGTCCTGCTGATCGCGGCCTGGCTGCAGCTGGGGCGGCTGGTCCGCGGGCCGAGACCACCGGAGCCCCGCTCCCTGCTGCTCGTCCTCGCCACCTGGGCGGCCCCGCTGCTCCTCGCCCCGCCGCTGTTCAGCCGGGACGTCTACAGCTACCTCGCCCAGGGGGCGATGGTCGAGGCGCACCTGGACGTCTACGCGCACGGGCCTGCCCGCCTCGGCGGTCCGCTCGCCGAGGAGGTCGCCCCGCTCTGGCGGCACACCGCAGCCCCGTACGGGCCGGTCTTCCTCGCCGTCGCGGCGGCGCTGTCGGGCCTGACCCGCGGCGAATTGCCCGCCGGACTCCTCGGGATGCGGCTCGTCGCCCTGGCCGGTGTGGCCCTGATGGCGGCCGCTCTGCCCCGCCTCGCCCGGCACAGCGGCGCCGATCCGTCCGCCGCGCTGTGGCTGGGCGCCCTCAACCCGCTCGTCCTGCTGCACCTGGTCGCGGGCGCCCACAACGACGCCGTCATGCTCGGCCTGCTCGGCGTCGGTCTGGTCGCAGCGCTCGGCCGGTGGCCGGTCCTCGGGGCCGTCCTCGTCACCCTCGCCGCCCTGGTCAAGGCGCCCGCCGTGCTCGGTCTCGCCGCCGTCGCCGCCCTCCAGGTGCGCGCGGGCCGCAGCCCGGCGAAGGCTCTCGCGACGACCACCGTCGCGGCGGCGGGGACCACCGTCGCCGCGACGGCCGTCGCCGGCACCGGATACGGCTGGATCGGCGCCCTGAACACCCCCGTCTCCCCCCAGAACTGGGCGCTGACCACCCTCCTCGGCCGCGTCACCCGGGCCCTGCTGGAGCGCCTCGGCAGCGATCTCGCGCCCCTGGCGATCCCCGCCTGGCACGCCCTGGGCATCGTGACCGCCGTGCTCGCGATCGCGCTGATCTGGCTGCGGCTGCGCCTCAGGCCGGTGTACGCGCTCGGCCTGTCCCTGGCGGCGGTGGCCGCGCTCGGGCCCGCGATCCGCCCCTGGTACGCCCTGTGGGGCCTGTTCCTCATCGCCGCCGCCGCACCCAGTACGTCCGTACGCCACCGCACGGCGGCCGTCACCGGCGTGCTCGCGCTGAGCGTGCTGCCCAGCGGCGGCCCGGCCGACACGGGGCAACTCGTGCTGGCCGTCTCCGGCGGCGCACTCGCCGTCGTCGTGCTGTGGCAGGCCCACCAGGCCGAACTCGCCCCGGCGCTGGGACGCGCGGCATGA
- a CDS encoding glycosyltransferase 87 family protein, with protein sequence MTPALPRTDRGRLLLVLALATLVTVFTATVPLLRDWFDLRVYYGSIDSWVHHGGRIYDYRVPGTAYGFTYPPFAAVAMLPMALLGPHTAIVAALLLNLAALAVILRLLAGRDWRRHGWFGWALTACLLALFEPLRDTLSFGQVNLLLLALVLTDATLLAGGRGRLAGVGIGLAAAVKLTPALFIALLLVAGRRRAAALATAVALGATAVAACVDPDASRFYWTEALWDTNRVGRLGYVSNQSVQGILARLGEPDRAVWALAVLLILGVWAVRARRAVAAGDWTAAFALTGLAACLVSPITWVHHLVWLLPAFAVLVRAGRLRVAGVLYAVLCTSVVWLWFDDASGVDGFLGSNAYAWITLGLLLWLPVGQLRRGLRTGTRSTSTTTAAPVPAAPAIIPASVQKDPCSSGTAAATAGGVVAAGRADVPGAPSEPTASTLPADLKPQSSSERASSYTADPPPF encoded by the coding sequence ATGACCCCGGCCCTGCCCCGCACCGACCGGGGCCGGCTGCTGCTGGTGCTCGCCCTCGCCACACTGGTGACGGTCTTCACCGCGACCGTGCCGCTGCTGCGCGACTGGTTCGACCTGCGCGTCTACTACGGCAGCATCGACTCCTGGGTCCACCACGGCGGCCGCATCTACGACTACCGGGTGCCCGGCACGGCGTACGGCTTCACCTACCCGCCGTTCGCCGCGGTCGCCATGCTGCCGATGGCGCTGCTGGGTCCGCACACCGCGATCGTCGCGGCCCTGCTGCTCAACCTGGCCGCGCTGGCCGTGATCCTGCGGCTGCTCGCCGGACGTGACTGGCGGCGCCACGGCTGGTTCGGCTGGGCGCTGACCGCCTGTCTGCTCGCCCTGTTCGAACCGCTTCGCGACACTCTCAGCTTCGGCCAGGTCAATCTGTTGCTGCTGGCGCTCGTCCTCACCGACGCGACGCTGCTCGCCGGCGGGCGCGGACGTCTGGCGGGCGTCGGCATCGGTCTCGCGGCGGCGGTCAAACTCACCCCCGCGCTCTTCATCGCTCTGCTGCTGGTGGCCGGACGCCGGCGCGCGGCGGCGCTCGCGACGGCGGTGGCCCTCGGCGCCACGGCCGTCGCGGCCTGCGTGGACCCGGACGCCTCGCGCTTCTACTGGACCGAGGCGCTGTGGGACACCAACCGCGTGGGACGCCTCGGCTACGTCTCGAACCAGTCGGTGCAGGGCATCCTGGCCCGGCTCGGCGAACCGGACCGTGCGGTGTGGGCCCTGGCGGTGCTGCTGATCCTCGGCGTGTGGGCGGTGCGGGCCCGCCGGGCGGTCGCGGCGGGGGACTGGACGGCGGCGTTCGCCCTGACCGGTCTCGCCGCCTGTCTCGTCAGCCCGATCACCTGGGTGCACCATCTCGTGTGGCTGCTTCCGGCCTTCGCCGTGCTGGTCCGCGCGGGGCGCCTCCGGGTCGCGGGCGTCCTGTACGCCGTGCTGTGCACGAGCGTGGTGTGGCTGTGGTTCGACGACGCGTCCGGTGTCGACGGGTTCCTGGGCAGCAACGCCTATGCCTGGATCACCCTGGGTCTGCTGCTGTGGCTGCCCGTCGGTCAGCTCCGCCGGGGTCTGCGGACCGGAACCCGCAGCACCAGCACCACGACCGCCGCGCCCGTGCCGGCGGCACCGGCGATCATCCCCGCTTCCGTCCAGAAGGACCCGTGCTCCTCCGGTACGGCGGCCGCGACCGCGGGCGGTGTCGTCGCGGCGGGCCGCGCGGATGTGCCCGGCGCACCGAGCGAGCCCACCGCCTCGACCCTCCCGGCCGACTTGAAGCCCCAGTCGAGCAGCGAACGGGCCTCCTCGTACACGGCGGACCCGCCGCCCTTCTGA
- the rho gene encoding transcription termination factor Rho: MTTTLENPLVQQQSPARAVSGVLDIDANGKGHLRGENCLPTPADTAVSPALIHRYGLRKGDLVEGVTGDRRGLTEVARIDGRTPGDLRGRRHFRDLTPLHPHERLRLEHPAAGLAGRVVDLIAPVGKGQRGLLVAPPKTGKTVLLQQLAAAVTGNHPECRLMMLLLDERPEEVTDMRRCVRGEVYASTFDRSARQHIALADLVIERAKRLVEAGEDVVVLLDSLTRLCRAHNNAAASGGRILTGGVDASAVTGPKRFFGAARSAEEGGSLTILATALVETGSRADGFYFEELKGTGNMELRLSRDPASRRVFPAVDITLSGTRREELLLSQAELAAVRGLRRVLQGRDGQGGLETLLERMRETPDNATFLRRIQPTLPSG, encoded by the coding sequence ATGACCACCACACTCGAAAACCCACTTGTACAGCAGCAGTCCCCCGCCCGGGCCGTGTCCGGGGTCCTGGACATCGACGCTAACGGCAAGGGGCACCTGCGCGGTGAGAACTGCCTGCCCACGCCCGCCGACACCGCGGTGTCCCCCGCGCTGATCCACCGGTACGGCCTGCGCAAGGGCGATCTCGTCGAGGGCGTGACCGGCGACCGGCGCGGCCTGACCGAGGTCGCACGCATCGACGGCCGTACGCCCGGAGATCTGCGCGGTCGGCGCCACTTCCGGGACCTGACACCGCTGCACCCGCACGAGCGGCTGCGGCTCGAGCACCCCGCCGCCGGACTGGCCGGGCGCGTCGTCGACCTGATCGCACCCGTCGGCAAGGGCCAGCGCGGGCTCCTCGTGGCCCCGCCCAAGACCGGCAAGACCGTCCTCCTCCAGCAGCTCGCCGCCGCCGTCACCGGCAACCACCCCGAGTGCCGGCTGATGATGCTGCTGCTCGACGAGCGGCCCGAGGAGGTCACCGACATGCGGCGCTGTGTGCGGGGCGAGGTGTACGCCTCGACCTTCGACCGCAGCGCCAGGCAGCACATCGCCCTCGCCGACCTGGTGATCGAGCGCGCCAAGCGGCTCGTGGAGGCCGGTGAGGACGTGGTCGTCCTCCTCGACTCGCTGACCCGGCTGTGCAGGGCGCACAACAACGCGGCCGCATCCGGTGGGCGCATCCTCACCGGGGGCGTCGACGCGTCCGCGGTGACCGGCCCCAAGCGGTTCTTCGGCGCCGCCCGGTCGGCCGAGGAGGGCGGTTCCCTCACGATCCTCGCGACCGCCCTGGTGGAGACCGGCTCCCGCGCCGACGGCTTCTACTTCGAGGAGCTGAAGGGCACCGGCAACATGGAGCTCCGCCTGAGCCGGGACCCGGCGTCGCGCCGTGTGTTCCCGGCCGTCGACATCACCCTCTCCGGCACCCGCCGCGAGGAACTCCTGCTTTCGCAAGCCGAGTTGGCCGCTGTCCGCGGACTGCGGCGCGTGCTGCAGGGCCGGGACGGGCAGGGCGGTCTGGAGACCCTGCTGGAGCGGATGCGCGAGACGCCGGACAACGCGACGTTCCTGCGGCGGATCCAGCCGACGCTGCCCTCGGGCTGA